Proteins from a genomic interval of Haliaeetus albicilla chromosome 13, bHalAlb1.1, whole genome shotgun sequence:
- the LOC104324659 gene encoding equilibrative nucleoside transporter 1 isoform X1: MTARDGPQDRYKAVWLIFFILGLGTLLPWNFFMTAREYFISRLADPEEMSSFWNQTSEAALSPSYLQSMFDNFMTLCAMVPLLIFTCLNSFIHQRIPQQIRILGSLVAIGLVFLVTAIMVKVAMKPLPFFVFTMISIILINSFGAILQSSLFGLAGLLPASYTAPVMSGQGLAGTFAALAMIFSIAIGAQQPESFIGYFTTACVAIMLAIFSYILLPRMDFFRYYSMKDKTEYRVYNAELETKRDLIKKDEPNGMEQNNSKIIPIHNPDEKPSVIAIFKKLWVMAVSVCFVFTVTISVFPSITAKASTVLGEGNRWGLYFIPVSCFLLFNIFDWTGRSLTALFTWPGKDSCLLPVMVALRVIFIPLFMLCNVHPRDYLPVIFSHDAWFIIFMIFFSISNGYLASLCMCFGPKKVLAQEAETAGAIMAFFLSLGLALGAAVSFLFRILI, from the exons ATGACAGCAAGAGACGGGCCCCAAGATAG GTACAAGGCTGTCTGGCTGATCTTCTTCATCCTTGGTCTGGGAACGCTGCTGCCATGGAATTTCTTCATGACCGCCAGGGAG TATTTCATCAGCCGCCTCGCAGACCCGGAGGAGATGAGCAGCTTCTGGAACCAGACCAGTGAGGCTGCCTTGTCCCCCTCCTACCTGCAGTCCATGTTTGATAACTTCATGACTCTCTGCGCCATGGTGCCCCTCCTCATCTTCACCTGCCTCAACTCCTTCATCCATCAGCG GATTCCCCAGCAGATCCGCATCTTGGGCAGCCTGGTGGCCATTGGGCTGGTGTTTTTAGTTACTGCGATTATGGTGAAGGTCGCCATGAAGCCTCTTCCCTTCTTCGTGTTTACCATGATCAGCATCATCCTCATCAACT CCTTTGGCGCCATCCTCCAAAGCAGCCTCTTTGGGCtggcagggctcctgcctgccagctACACAGCTCCCGTCATGAGTGGGCAGGGCTTGGCAGGCACCTTTGCCGCTTTGGCAATGATCTTCAGTATTGCCA TTGGCGCCCAGCAACCTGAGAGCTTCATCGGTTACTTCACCACGGCCTGTGTGGCGATCATGCTGGCAATCTTCTCCTACATCCTTCTGCCTCGCATG GATTTCTTCCGATACTACTCCATGAAGGACAAGACAGAGTACCGTGTGTACAATGCAGAGCTGGAGACCAAGAGAGACCTGATTAAGAAAG ATGAGCCCAATGGGATGGAGCAGAATAACTCAAAGATCATCCCTATCCACAACCCTGATGAGAAGCCCTCAGTCATTGCTATTTTTAAGAAG CTCTGGGTCATGGctgtgtctgtctgctttgtCTTCACTGTCACCATCAGCGTCTTTCCTTCCATCACAGCTAAGGCGTCCACTGTCCTCGGAGAAGGAAACAGATGGG GTCTCTACTTCATCCCTGtctcctgcttcctcctcttTAATATCTTTGACTGGACGGGACGGAGTCTCACTGCTCTCTTCACATGG cctGGGAAGGacagctgcctcctgccagtGATGGTGGCCCTCCGTGTTATATTTATCCCTCTTTTCATGCTGTGCAACGTGCACCCCCGTGACTACCTGCCTGTCATATTCTCTCATGACGCCTGGTTCATCATCTTTATGAtcttcttctccatctccaATGGTTACCTGGCCAGCCTTTGCATGTGCTTCGGGCCCAA